The nucleotide window caatattacatatatgtgagtggcaaaagtatgtgaacctttgctttcagtatctggtgtgacccccttgtgcagcaataactgcaactaaatgtttccagtagctgttgatcagtcctgcacaccggcttggaggaattttagcccgttcctccatacagaacagcttcaactctgggatgttggtgggtttcctcacatgaactgctcacttcaggtccttccacaacatttccattggattaaggtcaggactttgacttggccattccaaaacattcactttattcttctttaaccattctttggtagaacgacttgtgtgcttagggtcgttgtcttgctgcatgacccaccttctcttgagattcagttcatggacagatgtcctgacattttcctttaggattcactggtataattcagaattcattgttccatcaatgatggcaagccgtcctggcccagatgcagcagaacaggcccaaaccatgatactaccaccaccatgtttcacagatgagataaggttcttatgctggaatgcagtgttttcctttctccaaacataacgcttctcatttaaaccaaaattctattttggtctcatccatccacagaacatttttccaatagccttctggcttgtccacatgatctttagcaaactgcagacaagcagcaatgttctttttgcagagcagtggctttctccttgcaactctgccatgcacaccattgttgttcagtgttctcctgatggtggactcatgaacattaacattagccaatgtgagagaggccttcagttgcttagaagttaccctggggtcctttgtgacctcgccaactattacacgccttgctcttggagtgatcgttgttggtcgaccactcctggggagggtaacaatggtcttgaatttcctccatttgtacacaatctgtctgactgtggattggtggagtccaaactctttagagatggttttgtaaccttttccagcccgatgagcatcaacgacactttttctgaggtcctcagaaacctcttttgttcgtgccatgatacacttccacaaacatgtgttgtgaagctcagactttgatagatccctgttctttaaataaaacagggtgcccactcacacctgattgccatcccaattgattgaaaacacctgactctaatttcaccttcaaattaactgctaatctgagaggttcacatacttttgccactcagagatatgtaatattggatcattttcctcaataaataaatgaccaagtataatatttttgtctcatttgtttaactgggttctctttatctacttttaggacttgtgtgaaaatctgatgatgttttaagtcatatttattcagaaatatagaaaattctaaagggttcacaaactttcaagcaccactgtacagtatcaTCATCCTTCCATCACTTTTAGTTCCTTACTCAGAAATACAGATCTAGTTTTGGATTTGTCGTCTGGTTTCACAAGACAGCCATATTTTCATTTGAAGGTCTGAATTTTTTTGGAGTGTCAATAAACAGTAAAATAGAGGATGATCAAAAACATGAGGGTGCGCAAACTTTTGCACTAAGCTGAAGTCCTGCCAGGAGAGCAATGATGCGGTCAGAACGGTGGTTTGTGCGCCTCCTGGTGGTGGAACTGAGGCAGTGTGTCAAAGCAAAGTGAGTCAGTGAAACCAGAGGGTGTGAGAGCGAGTTACAGCCctggggggacacacacacacacacacacacacacacacacacacacacacgggtgtttCCTCCTGACAGCTGAACACATCAAGTAAGTGAAAATGCGAGGAGAGGAtgattttcaacctgtccctctccatgtcttctgtgcccacatgcttcaagaccaccaccatagtgcccctcccaaagaaaaacaatataacatgcctgaatgactatcgcccaattgcactcacttcagttgtaatgaagtgttttgagaggatagtcatgtcatacatcaaaaagggcatcccagacacaatagacccccttcaatttgcatatcgtcagaaccgttcaactgatgatgccgtcaatgcagccatccacacatccttgtcacacctggaacacagggacacctgtttgtggactacagttcagccttcaacaccgtcatccccagcagactaacagagaagctctccacccttggactgacatcctccctctgctgctgggtcctggactttctcacaaacagaccccaggctgtcagagtcggtaccagaatatccagcaccaagacagtgagcacagggaccccccaaggctgtgtgctcagtccactcctgtacaccctcttcacctacgactgcacccccacccagagcaacacttccatcatcaagttcgctgacgacaccactgtcattgggctgatcaccggcggagatgagagcgcctacagggaggaggtggctcagctggtctcctggtgccaggaaaataacctctccttgaatgctgagaagaccaaggagatgattattgaccagaggaagaggaggagagaccagcacgcctcgctgcacatcaacaggacacaggtggagagggtgaaaacatttaaattcctcggaactcacatcagtgaggatctcacctggacacacagcagaccatcaggaaggctcaacagagacgcttcttcctgaggaagctgaggaaatttggactgtccaccaaactcctcagcaacttctagaggtgcacagtggagagcgtcctgacaaattcccTCACTgcgtggtacgggaactgcacaactcaggacagaaaggctctccagcgtgtcattaaaatggcacagttcatctgtggagctgtcctccccccactacaggacatttacaacacccgggtcacaaaaagggcacagagcatcatcagggaccaaacacacccacaacacagactattcacgctcctaccatctggcagacgctacaggagtgtgaaagcaaggactacaagactgacaaacagtttttacccccaggccatcaggcttttgaaccaaggattataaaatcaccatctacctctatattcccatcaggctttgagccacggattatagtagcaattttgcacaagacattgcacagtatatctacctctatatttgcacgttgtttgtttgcctctccttttttttaatgttatcttcatttttcactctacctttatattttgcattccatatgcacttcatATTTCATATACATTTCTTTTTATATATtagtaagcgtagtttggtcgggcagttgcaaaataagaatttcattacccaataataaactgctgtgtctgttattgtgtatatgacaaataaaaaatcttGAACAGTACTGACACAAACTCCAGCTGTTTGCACGAATTAAATTTAACGAGTcagactgatttaaaaaaaaattatttattcaaTAATAACCTCAGttaatcagtgaacactgtgacATATGAATAAAAATAGACGTGAGAGCCACGACACGTGACACAAGACCTCGTTCCACGTGGGGTCTAAATGTAAACTCAGGAACAGTTTAATACGAAGAATCAACACTGGAAATAAACtccatgatgattttttttttaaagtacaatttgTTCCTCATAAATTGAAGCGTAGCACCAATATTTAACATTTTGCATTTCCTCCTTGTCACTTCTCACACTAAACAGTGTGTAATCAATCATTTGATCCTTTTCTCACTTTGTAACTGATTCAAAACATGAGTAGAAATACTGCTAgtgacatcatcatcatgatcgacTGATTGCTTTGCTCTAAAATCATACAGCACTGACTCACTCCGCTTGATCAGGAACCTCTTCTCATTCCCGCAGTTACAGTATCTGATAATATTCCACGGTTAAAGTCAGACATGATTGGCTGACTGCATAAATAAGCAGGTGTTCCTAACAAAGTGGACACAGTGTATCATCACTTGAGATTATACAAACACTCGATCCACTCTACGACGCTGTAGTGTTGCACGCCAGCAGTCTTTTTTGCTCCATGACGTCACGTCTTCACTCCGATTGCGACTGCATCTGCTTGCAAAACGCCTCAAACTGCTGCTGCTCGAGTTCTGTCATGACTTTGTTCAGGGCGTAGATCTGTAACAGGATTACAAAAAGACAAATTACACGTTTGTGAGAAATGTTAACATATAAAACGTTAGAGGGAGGGTTGTAAGAGTACGTAGAGGATCGGTAACGGGTTTGAAATATTCAGGTGAGGTGTGCGACGTGACGCAAATCCTGAGCTTGAACGTGTACAGAATGTCGATTTCACTTCAGACGGCTGAAATTAACTGCCATCAAAtccaacagcttttttttttttaaatatagtagAGCCTCTTCCTCACAGGGCCTAATACCACCTTTGCTCTACTGCATTCATcacaaaaatattaaaactgtAAAACAACTGAGAAACAAGACTTTACAGGCCAAATAAATGTGAACCATGCAttaatttcaattaaatataCACATCATGAATTTGACTGTTACGATGATAATGATACCATAAACATCTTCGCTAATTTCTCTGGATTTGTTCACCAAATTTAACacccctcactttttttttttcaagaattaactGCACCaataaaacaactttttttttaccaaatcaaatcataactACCAGtatgtataaatatatataaaaaaaactcactcactggccactttattaggaatcctCATGCGTACCCTTGCTGTTTGATGCATTCTATAAccagctgatcccttgacagcagcacgatgcatcaaatcatgcagatacaaatcaagagcttcagttaacgttcaaacttcagaatgggaaaaattgcgatctcaaagtgtgactttcttggtgccagatgggctggtttgagtatttcagaaactgctgatctcctggggttttcacacacaacagtctctagagtttacacagaatgttgcaaaaatattgagtgagtgagtgaacagttctgtgggtggaaacaaacatcttggtgataagagaggtcagaggaaaatgcagattggttcgagcttttttttttggccaggaaggatatagtaactcatataatcactctttacaaccgtggtgagcagaaaagcatctcagcatgcaacagaaaacagaaccacattgggttccactcctgcagccaagaacatgaatcttagaatcaagaacaagctcaTATCAAAGTGGCCGGTGTGTATATAAAACCAATCACTACTGGATCTCTAAAGTGGAGTCGTGCATCACCTCTGCTCTCTGTCTCTGCTTGAGCTCCTGCTGAGCAGATTTGGGTTTCGCTCTGTCCCCTCGCACAGACGTCTCCTTCTGCTTGGCTTTGTCTCTCCGACTGGCAGCGTCCATGACCTCAGTGTCTGGGATTAGTGGTTTCTGCTGGAACAAACACATCAGCTCAAGagttacacaaacacacacagagagtttcCAGTTTATTATGTCAATATTCAAACTTGTATTCAAACTTCTGCTTATGTGCAGAAAAGAAATAGAATAAAAGCCAATTATTTAGCTGAGTGTTTCTtctaataattaataatatttaTTAGCTGTTCACTAACTACATAAGACAAATCATTCCCCGggttaataaataaaaacctctACTAGAGCTCTGTAGCAGCTCCACCGAGTTAGCCAGctcagttagcatgttagcaacaCTGCCAGTGTATATTCCGTTAGAGTTAATTCCCAAACTGATTCCTTCTTACTCACCGAGATATAAATATTAGAACGcacagctaataataataataataaaaactacaGATTATTTAAGTCGCTAAGTAAAAAAGTAAACACGAGCACCCTGTTAACTAACTTCCGGGTTCGTCCTCCTTGTTCTTCGTTGGTGTCTAAAATCGATTGGAAACTAGCCTTTATGGTGCAGGAGCGCCTCCACGCGGACTGGAGGAGTCCAgtctactatatatatatatatatatatatatatatatatatatatatatgagtgattccacgcttatgggaactgaaatggggacatgaacttatttttaaaaattcacctaaaaccatttctttttttttttaccatcaggtcacaaaacatgtaatctttaatgaatgatatgttaaaagataactttaattttctgagatgtaataaaaacacatttatatgccaaagtcagaacgtaacagaagtgttgtggacatatatattctcaattttaacaatgcagaattactttttgaaacataggaaggtgatgttttagcaaatacaattaataaacatgtgtagtagaataaacatacacattctttcaataagattaacatggtatatagctagattgtaattaatttgtaacagacgcgagatggacaatcgtaacagaagtaatgtaacagacatcattttggaactcataggcttgactttggcatataaatatgtttttattacatctcagaaaattaaagttatcttttaacatatcattcattaaagattacatgttttgtgacctgatggtaaaaaaagaaatggttttaggtgaataagttcatgtccccatttcagtacccataagcgtggaatcactcatatacagtatatacacactaccgttcaaaagtttggggtcactttgaaatgtccttatttttgaaagaaaagcactgttcttttcaatgaagatcactttaaactaatcagaaatccactctatacattgctaatgtgctaaatgactattctagctgcaaatgtctggtttttggtgcaatatctccataggtgtatagaggcccatttccagcaactctcactccagtgttctaatggtacaatgtgtttgctcattgcctcagaaggctaatggatgattagaaaacccttgtacaatcatgttagcacagctgaaaacagttgagctctttagagaagctataaaactgaccttcctttgagcagattgagtttctggagcatcacatttgtggggtcgattaaatgctcaaaatggccagaaaatgtcttgactatactttctattcattttacaacttatggtgggaaataaaagtgtgacttttcatggaaaacacaaaattgtctgggtgaccccaaacttttgaacggttgtgtgtgtgtgtgtgtgtgtgtgtatatatatatatatatatatatatatatatatatatatatatatgaaagacagtaaatgaaaaaaatatataaaatcacttcctcTTTCTATTTTTCcgtgtccctctgtctgtctctgcctctctctctctctctctctctctctcgctgtgtgtatctttctctttgtgTGCTTGTGTCTTTGTATTTCTCTCTTTGCAATTGTGTTTGTCTCTCATTTTTTATTCTTTGTGTCTCtctgcctttgtgtgtgtgtgtgtgtgtgtgtgtctgtgtctatgtgtgtctctcttaaaataaaaaataaataaattactatgACATAAATGAAATGAACAATTTGGCATAAACTGAGTGATATTTTGAATGCAAAGAAATTAAAATGTAATATCGCttcattttacttttattttagtTGTATTTTGTTAAACATCAAAATgtctggggtttgtttgtttatttgtttatttattatttttctttttattttttaccaAAGCACTGGTTTCAAATATATCATCATCCCACAATCAATACCCCGAAAATCCTTCTCTGCAGAGACCAACAGCATCCCTGAGTCTCTTCCTGTAAAGACTTAAAGATTGGAGACAGTTGGATGTTTGTTTCAGGTCTGAGAAACCCATCTGAGTCACaacctcctggcagaggcaacCAATGCATCAGTAATCCACCAAAACACTTTACCGGGGGTTTAGTGGCATTTTCCATGtgcaatttccttttttttttttacccccagaaaacatgtagatggtgtgtgTGGCCAAAATATTGATCTCATGAATTTGGTCTCATCTCAGTCTCAATGAAGTTCAGAAGCTGTATTTTTGATTTTGTAATTTCTCCCAGAAAAGGCTTCAGGAGGGAATACTATTTTCATGCTGTTATCTTTGAGCAAGCGTTAATCTTTGcagaatataaataataatataaagAGTGAAGTAGGAACGTCATATGATGTTGACTCCAGCAGCTGTTTGGACCACATGAGGTCGCTCCTGATCTTCACTACTGAAGATCTTTAGAAATGACTCTGTGATGTAATGAAGGGATCAGATTCAGTTGACTTGAAAAGTTCTGGGGAAATGGGATGATGGATTTCAGCACAGTCCAGGTTTATTATAAATGTCTGtttattttagtctttatttCCAAAAAGATATACATTTAAAAATGAAGCTACAATCAAACAAGACTCaatttaaaaagaagaagaagaagaagaagaagaagcagctgtCTGCCTTGGTGAAATGTACACTAGGGGTCATGTGTGGTGTGTACTAAATTAGAATTTACACAAAGCAAAAAGTGGAAAAAAGAGAAATCTCGGATTTGGGTGGATGATATGGATTTTATTTTTGATCCGATATGTATACACACCAATCAGTCATGACATTTAAACCACTAAGAGGCGAAGGGAATAAAAttgattgattatctcattacagtgacacctgtcaaggggtgggatatattaggcagcaagagaacagtcagttcttgaagttgatgtgttggaagctggaaaaatgggcaagtgtgagGGTctaagtgactttgacaagggccaaattgtgacggTTGAatgactggatctgagcatctccaaaacagcaggtcttgtagggtgttcctggtGTATAGTGGTgaatacctaccaaaagtggtccaaggaaggacaactggcacCCAAAGCTCATTGATGTGCACATGGAGCGAAGGCTAGTCCATCTGGTCCAATCCCATGGAAGATTGCTCTGTATGGGGTTACGTAACCACAGACCGGTCAGAGTGCCCATACTGACtcctcaccaccaccaccaaaaacacctacaatgggcacgtgagcatcagaactggaccatggagcaatggaagaaggtgacctgatctgataaattacattttcttttacatcatgtggacagctgggtgtgtgcatgtgtctctttttgggggaagagatggcaccaggatgcactacggGAAGactgtgtgatgctctgggcgaTGTTCTCCAAGGAAACCCTGGTCCTAACATTCATGTAGACATTACTTTGACACATACCACCTACCTGaatattgttgcagaccaagtacaccccttcatggcaatggtattccctaatAGCAGTGacatctttcagcaggataaaacTGCAAAAAatggttcaggaatggtttgaggaacatgataaAGAGTCCAAGGTGTTGACTCGGCCTCCATATTctccagatctcaatctgatcgAGCGTCTCTGGGATGTTCTAGAGAAACAAGTCCGATACATGGAGATTCCACCTCGCAACTTGTATGACCTAAAGGATCTCCTGCTAcagaccttcagaggtcttgtggagttcaGGTCTcgatgggtcagagctgtttcgGCGGCACAAGGGGGACAAGTGTTCAAGTTAAATACAagaaaattacaaccccgattccaaaaaagttgggacaaagtacaaattgtaaataaaagcggaatgcaatgatgtggaagtttcaaaattccatattttattcagaatagaacatagatgacatatcaaatgtttaaactgagaaaatgtatcatttaaagagaaaaattaggtgattttaaatttcatgacaacaacacatctcaaaaaagttgggacaaggccatgtttaccactgtgagacgtccccttttctctttacaacagtctgtaaacgtctggggactgaggagacaagttgctcaagtttagggataggaatgttaacccattcttgtctaatgtaggattctagttgctcaactgtcttaggtcttttttgtcgtatcttccgttttatgatgcgccaaatgttttctatgggtgaaagatctggactgcaggctggccagttcagtacccggacccttcttctacgcagccatgatgctgtaattgatgcagtatgtggtttggcattgtcatgttggaaaatgcaaggtcttccctgaaagagacgtcgtctggatgggagcatatgttgctctagaacctggatatacctttcagcattgatggtgtctttccagatgtgtaagctgcccatgccacacgcactaatgcaaccccataccatcagagatgcaggcttctgaactgagcgctgataacaacttgggtcgtccttctcctctttagtccgaatgacacggcgtccctgatttccataaagaacttcaaattttgattcgtctgaccacagaacagttttccactttgccacagtccattttaaatgagccttggcccagagaaggcgtctgcgcttctggatcatgtttagatatggcttcttctttgaactatagagttttagctggcaacggcggatggcacggtgaattgtgttcacagataatgttctctggaaatattcctgagcccattttgtgatttccaatacagaagcatgcctgtatgcgatgcagtgccgtctaagggcccgaagatcacgggcacccagtatggttttctggccttgacccttacgcacagagattcttccagattctctgaatcttttgatgatattatgcactgtagatgatgatatgttcaaactctttgcaattttacactgtcgaactcctttctgatattgctccactatttgtcggtgcagaattagggggattggtgatcctcttcccatctttacttctgagagccgctgccactccaagatgctctttttatacccagtcatgttaatgacctattgccaattgacctaatgagttgcaatttggtcctccagctgttccttttttgtacctttaacttttccagcctcttattgcccctgtcccaacttttttgagatgtgttgctgtcatgaaatttcaaatgagccaatatttggcatgaaatgtcaaaatgtctcactttcgacatttgatatgttgtctatgttctattgtg belongs to Neoarius graeffei isolate fNeoGra1 chromosome 26, fNeoGra1.pri, whole genome shotgun sequence and includes:
- the svbp gene encoding small vasohibin-binding protein isoform X2 codes for the protein MDAASRRDKAKQKETSVRGDRAKPKSAQQELKQRQRAEIYALNKVMTELEQQQFEAFCKQMQSQSE
- the svbp gene encoding small vasohibin-binding protein isoform X1; this translates as MDAASRRDKAKQKETSVRGDRAKPKSAQQELKQRQRAEGSAGYRMHQTARVRMRIPNKVANLRPEQSHDRTRAAAV